In Candidatus Hadarchaeales archaeon, one DNA window encodes the following:
- the pyrE gene encoding orotate phosphoribosyltransferase: protein MDKRALAQALMDCGCIKVGHYKLTSGSFSPYYIDLRMVPSFPQLFREVVRAYLILLREERVEFERVLGVPTAGIPLGVLVAHELGKPFLYLRMESKTHGTERLLEGELREGERVLLVDDVATTGGSLKRAVQVVRGEGGRVEAAAVLVDREQGAKELLKREGVKLLSVMTAREIFQELYTCKKITEKEYGEIMRYMEGRKNV from the coding sequence ATGGATAAAAGAGCATTAGCCCAAGCCCTAATGGATTGTGGATGCATTAAGGTGGGACATTATAAGCTCACCTCTGGCAGCTTCAGTCCCTATTACATAGATTTGCGCATGGTTCCTTCCTTTCCCCAACTTTTTCGAGAAGTGGTGAGAGCTTACCTGATCCTCTTGAGAGAAGAAAGAGTGGAATTCGAGAGGGTGCTCGGTGTCCCCACAGCAGGTATACCCCTAGGTGTGTTAGTAGCCCACGAACTAGGTAAACCCTTCCTTTATCTCCGTATGGAAAGTAAAACCCATGGAACTGAGCGTCTATTGGAAGGTGAATTGAGGGAAGGGGAGAGGGTTTTGCTTGTGGACGATGTGGCTACCACTGGAGGAAGTCTCAAACGGGCCGTACAAGTGGTAAGGGGAGAGGGAGGAAGGGTGGAAGCAGCGGCGGTACTTGTGGATAGAGAACAAGGGGCCAAAGAACTCCTGAAGAGGGAAGGAGTAAAGCTTCTTTCCGTGATGACAGCAAGAGAAATCTTTCAAGAGCTTTATACTTGCAAAAAGATTACAGAGAAAGAGTATGGAGAGATCATGAGATACATGGAGGGAAGAAAGAATGTTTAA
- the panB gene encoding 3-methyl-2-oxobutanoate hydroxymethyltransferase — protein MEGKITTVTLAEMKARGEKICMLTAYDFPTARLLDEAGVEVILVGDSVGNVLLGYPSTLPVTMEEMLHHTRAVARGVKRALVVGDMPFLSYQPSNSEGVLNAGKFIKAGAEAVKVEGGTSMMERIEAMLDAGIPVMGHLGLTPQWIHQFGGYRVRAKTAEAAKLLLREAKELEKLGVFSLVLEGIPWQVAKLITERLKIPTIGIGAGPYCDGQVLVLHDMLGISERVPKFVKRYARLGEEMRRAVLEFCKEVKEGKFPTLEFSYEMPKEEEEKLGKAEDF, from the coding sequence GTGGAGGGCAAAATAACCACCGTTACGCTTGCAGAAATGAAGGCCCGCGGAGAAAAAATTTGCATGCTTACCGCCTATGATTTTCCTACCGCGCGTCTGCTAGATGAAGCCGGCGTGGAAGTTATTTTGGTGGGGGACTCGGTAGGTAATGTCCTGTTGGGCTATCCCAGTACCCTTCCCGTTACTATGGAAGAAATGTTGCACCATACTAGGGCTGTGGCTAGGGGGGTGAAAAGGGCTCTGGTGGTGGGGGACATGCCTTTTCTTTCCTACCAACCAAGCAACTCTGAAGGGGTACTCAACGCAGGAAAATTCATCAAGGCCGGGGCGGAGGCCGTGAAGGTGGAGGGCGGAACCTCCATGATGGAAAGGATTGAGGCTATGCTGGATGCCGGCATTCCGGTGATGGGACATCTAGGACTCACCCCCCAGTGGATTCACCAGTTCGGGGGATACAGGGTTAGAGCCAAAACGGCAGAGGCTGCCAAGCTCCTCCTAAGGGAAGCCAAGGAGCTGGAAAAGCTAGGAGTTTTCAGCCTAGTGTTGGAGGGGATACCTTGGCAAGTGGCTAAGCTGATCACGGAAAGGTTAAAAATACCCACCATAGGTATAGGTGCCGGGCCCTATTGCGATGGACAAGTTCTGGTCCTCCACGATATGCTTGGAATATCGGAACGCGTCCCCAAGTTCGTGAAGAGGTATGCGAGGTTGGGGGAGGAAATGAGGAGGGCCGTTCTAGAGTTCTGTAAGGAGGTGAAAGAGGGGAAGTTCCCAACCCTTGAGTTCAGCTATGAAATGCCCAAAGAGGAGGAGGAAAAGCTGGGAAAAGCGGAGGATTTTTAA
- a CDS encoding amidase encodes MKELCFLPVTELSSRIRDGVLSPVEVVETFLERIRRLNPKVNAYCLVLEKEARKKAEEAERALKEGKKLGPLHGIPIAIKDLTPMHGVKTTFGSRLFENFVPSRDAVVVERLKKAGAIPLGKTNTPEFGWMGNTVNALFGATRNPWNLERTAGGSSGGSAAAVAAGMAPFAEGSDGGGSIRIPSSACGVFGLKPTSGLIPMDLMVELGPGPFGHVSPFITHGPIARSVKDAALLLSVMVGYHDVDPFSLPSPEKDYTELEGEVKGLKIAYSPNLGYFEVDERVRKVVEEAAWSFEELGMEVVEKNPVLPNKEEIEGAFQTLWVVAFSSILGDLSKEEKEKLTPEVQALSELGKGISAVEYKRAEMTRGKVWLGIQELFKEFDFLLTPTLAVPPFPVNQLGPTEINGKEVNPLLGWILTYPFNLTGHPAASVPCGWVEGLPIGMQVIGKRFSEKLILKVCLAFENLRPWTHRLPPLE; translated from the coding sequence ATGAAGGAGCTATGCTTTTTGCCCGTTACAGAACTTTCTTCCAGAATCAGAGATGGAGTTCTTTCTCCCGTGGAAGTGGTGGAGACCTTTTTGGAGAGGATAAGAAGACTTAACCCAAAAGTAAATGCCTACTGTTTGGTTTTGGAAAAAGAGGCTAGAAAGAAGGCAGAAGAAGCAGAAAGAGCCTTGAAGGAGGGAAAAAAGTTAGGACCTCTACACGGAATACCTATAGCCATTAAGGACCTCACCCCCATGCATGGAGTAAAGACCACCTTTGGATCCAGGCTTTTCGAGAACTTTGTTCCATCAAGAGATGCCGTGGTAGTAGAAAGGTTGAAAAAAGCTGGAGCCATTCCCCTAGGAAAGACCAATACTCCGGAGTTCGGCTGGATGGGAAATACGGTGAATGCCCTTTTTGGGGCTACCCGCAATCCTTGGAATCTGGAAAGAACGGCTGGAGGATCCAGTGGTGGATCAGCGGCTGCCGTGGCTGCAGGAATGGCTCCCTTCGCGGAGGGAAGTGATGGGGGTGGTTCCATTAGAATACCTTCAAGCGCCTGTGGTGTTTTCGGTCTGAAGCCCACCTCCGGGCTCATTCCCATGGACCTCATGGTGGAGTTAGGTCCGGGACCCTTCGGTCATGTTTCCCCTTTTATAACCCATGGCCCTATCGCTAGGAGCGTGAAGGATGCGGCCCTTCTCCTTTCGGTCATGGTAGGCTACCATGACGTGGATCCCTTTAGCCTTCCTTCTCCCGAAAAGGATTATACAGAACTCGAAGGTGAAGTAAAAGGCTTGAAGATTGCTTACAGCCCCAACTTGGGATACTTTGAGGTGGATGAAAGGGTAAGAAAGGTAGTGGAGGAAGCTGCTTGGTCTTTTGAAGAGCTTGGAATGGAGGTGGTAGAAAAGAACCCCGTCCTTCCCAACAAAGAGGAAATAGAAGGGGCCTTCCAAACACTTTGGGTAGTGGCTTTTAGTTCCATACTTGGCGATCTTTCAAAGGAAGAGAAGGAAAAACTGACTCCAGAAGTTCAAGCGCTTTCAGAATTGGGAAAGGGGATCTCGGCCGTAGAGTACAAGCGCGCAGAGATGACTAGGGGAAAAGTCTGGCTTGGCATCCAAGAACTCTTCAAAGAATTCGATTTCCTTCTCACCCCCACCTTGGCGGTTCCTCCCTTTCCGGTGAACCAACTTGGCCCTACCGAGATAAATGGCAAAGAAGTAAATCCTCTCCTGGGATGGATTCTTACCTATCCTTTCAACCTCACCGGACACCCCGCTGCTTCCGTTCCATGTGGATGGGTGGAAGGACTTCCGATAGGGATGCAGGTGATTGGTAAGCGTTTTTCGGAAAAGCTTATCCTCAAAGTCTGTCTCGCTTTTGAAAACCTGAGGCCTTGGACCCATCGCTTACCACCATTGGAGTAG
- a CDS encoding NFYB/HAP3 family transcription factor subunit, translated as MGDVKTKLPKATIIRLFKDAGAERVSADVADAVNKILLEIAKGAVKAAKAEGKKTVSADNLKMVVVVT; from the coding sequence ATGGGAGATGTTAAGACCAAGTTGCCTAAAGCCACCATTATAAGACTTTTCAAGGACGCTGGTGCTGAAAGGGTTTCGGCTGACGTGGCAGACGCTGTCAATAAAATCCTCTTGGAGATAGCGAAAGGTGCTGTGAAAGCAGCCAAAGCCGAAGGAAAGAAAACGGTGTCCGCTGATAACCTCAAGATGGTGGTAGTGGTAACCTGA
- the tuf gene encoding translation elongation factor EF-1 subunit alpha, producing the protein MSKKHINLLFMGHVDHGKSTLVGRTLFDLGIVSEKDLPSEAGSFKFAWLMDKLKEERERGVTIEISYQKIETPNTILTIIDAPGHRDFVKNMITGASQADAAVLVVAADDGIMPQTKEHAALAFTLGVNQLVVAINKMDLVGFDEKTYLKLKQEVSSLLKSLGYPSSTFHYVPVSAWLGENIIKPSPKMPWYKGPTLLEALDSLQEGEKPIDKPLRIPLQNVFSITGVGTVPIGKVETGILKVGDTVVFEPSGKKGEVRSIEVHHQPVERALPGDNIGFNVRGVSKDEIKRGDVVGHPDHPPSVAQRFTAKVVVLNVPHQLKPGFVPTFHCHTASVPGKILSVLKKVDPRTGETLEESPEGLKKGEVGVIEVEPLKPLVIERAVDIPHLSRFAMRHGGQTIGAGVCVEVVKRE; encoded by the coding sequence CTGTCTAAAAAACACATAAATCTGCTTTTCATGGGACATGTGGATCACGGAAAATCCACCCTGGTGGGGAGAACCCTTTTCGACCTCGGGATAGTATCGGAAAAGGATTTGCCCTCGGAAGCTGGAAGCTTCAAATTCGCTTGGCTCATGGACAAACTTAAGGAAGAAAGGGAAAGAGGGGTAACCATAGAAATCTCCTATCAGAAAATAGAGACACCCAATACCATCCTAACCATCATCGATGCCCCAGGACATAGGGATTTTGTGAAAAACATGATCACGGGAGCAAGTCAGGCCGATGCTGCGGTATTGGTGGTAGCGGCAGACGATGGAATCATGCCCCAGACCAAAGAACATGCGGCCTTGGCCTTCACGCTGGGAGTAAACCAGCTAGTGGTAGCCATAAACAAGATGGACTTGGTGGGATTCGATGAGAAAACTTATCTTAAGCTAAAACAGGAAGTCTCCTCTCTCCTGAAAAGCTTGGGATACCCCAGTTCTACCTTTCATTACGTGCCCGTTTCGGCCTGGCTTGGAGAAAACATCATCAAACCGAGCCCTAAGATGCCCTGGTACAAAGGACCTACCCTGCTCGAAGCCTTAGATTCTTTACAGGAAGGGGAAAAACCCATAGACAAACCCCTACGCATCCCCCTCCAGAACGTTTTTTCCATAACGGGAGTGGGAACTGTGCCCATAGGGAAGGTGGAAACAGGGATCCTCAAAGTGGGAGATACCGTTGTTTTTGAACCGTCTGGTAAGAAGGGAGAGGTGAGATCCATAGAAGTCCATCATCAGCCTGTAGAAAGGGCCTTACCCGGGGATAACATAGGTTTCAACGTAAGGGGTGTTTCTAAAGACGAGATAAAAAGAGGAGATGTGGTAGGTCATCCAGACCATCCGCCCAGTGTTGCCCAGAGGTTCACCGCCAAAGTAGTGGTTCTCAATGTCCCTCACCAACTAAAGCCAGGTTTTGTTCCCACCTTTCACTGCCATACCGCCAGTGTTCCCGGCAAAATCCTTTCCGTGCTTAAAAAGGTGGATCCCAGAACGGGGGAAACTTTGGAGGAAAGTCCAGAAGGACTGAAGAAGGGAGAAGTCGGAGTAATAGAAGTAGAACCTCTCAAGCCCCTCGTAATAGAAAGAGCGGTGGATATCCCCCATCTTTCAAGGTTTGCGATGAGACACGGGGGACAAACCATAGGGGCTGGGGTGTGCGTAGAGGTGGTTAAGAGAGAATGA
- the pyrI gene encoding aspartate carbamoyltransferase regulatory subunit, whose amino-acid sequence MSGSSQELVVRKIEKGTVIDHIPAGQALNVIKILGVGGGKHTVAVVMNVDSKKYGRKDIVKVEGKELSPVEVNRIALVAPEATINVIQEYKVVKKNKVKLPERVQGIVRCTNPSCITNKPREPVVPTFKVYSRSPLLLLCEYCGNRISQEEIVKQFTG is encoded by the coding sequence ATGTCGGGAAGTTCACAAGAACTGGTCGTGAGGAAAATAGAGAAGGGCACGGTGATAGACCATATCCCGGCGGGTCAGGCCCTCAACGTGATAAAGATTTTAGGAGTAGGAGGGGGAAAACATACAGTTGCCGTGGTAATGAACGTGGATAGTAAAAAATATGGAAGGAAAGATATAGTAAAAGTAGAGGGCAAGGAACTTTCTCCCGTAGAAGTGAACAGAATAGCACTCGTTGCTCCAGAAGCCACCATCAACGTGATCCAAGAGTACAAAGTGGTGAAGAAAAACAAGGTGAAGCTTCCTGAACGTGTCCAAGGTATAGTGAGATGTACCAATCCCAGTTGTATCACCAACAAGCCAAGAGAACCCGTGGTTCCTACCTTCAAGGTCTATTCACGTTCTCCCCTCCTTCTCCTTTGCGAGTATTGTGGAAACAGGATTTCCCAAGAAGAGATAGTAAAGCAGTTCACGGGGTAG
- the pyrF gene encoding orotidine-5'-phosphate decarboxylase: MLKDFASKLWEKARKTASRIILAFDPIGEYRKLEKATDLLHLLSDEVAGVKLGLPSLLIYGPKGLEKLLQEVEGPFICDLKMADIGYVNRMVAEEVFDLGFEALIAHAFVGVKEGLEEVVRLAREKRKGVLAVCAMSHRGAEEYLNKHYLELMEASRLAGVDGFILPATFPELLGEARKRYPEILILSPGVGAQGSPFGSALKAGADFEIVGRSIVLSSSPREKAEEIKKEMKVWIKEH; encoded by the coding sequence TTGTTGAAAGACTTTGCCTCCAAACTGTGGGAAAAAGCCCGAAAAACGGCTTCAAGGATTATCTTAGCCTTTGACCCCATCGGAGAATATCGAAAATTGGAAAAAGCCACGGATCTTCTTCATTTACTCTCGGACGAGGTAGCGGGGGTGAAGCTTGGTCTTCCCTCCCTCCTCATCTACGGTCCCAAGGGGTTGGAGAAGCTTTTACAGGAGGTGGAAGGTCCTTTTATTTGCGATTTGAAGATGGCAGACATAGGCTATGTCAACAGGATGGTGGCAGAAGAAGTCTTCGATTTAGGATTTGAAGCCCTCATTGCCCATGCTTTCGTGGGGGTAAAAGAAGGTTTGGAAGAAGTGGTGAGATTGGCAAGGGAAAAAAGAAAGGGAGTACTAGCCGTTTGTGCGATGAGTCATAGGGGTGCGGAGGAATATCTGAACAAACATTACCTAGAATTAATGGAGGCTTCTCGTCTAGCAGGTGTAGATGGTTTCATTCTACCGGCCACTTTTCCAGAACTCTTGGGAGAGGCTAGAAAAAGATATCCAGAAATCCTCATCCTCTCCCCAGGCGTTGGGGCACAAGGTTCACCCTTTGGTTCCGCACTCAAAGCTGGAGCTGATTTCGAAATAGTAGGAAGATCCATTGTTCTTTCTTCCTCTCCCAGAGAAAAGGCAGAAGAGATAAAGAAAGAGATGAAAGTATGGATAAAAGAGCATTAG
- the pyrB gene encoding aspartate carbamoyltransferase — protein MFKGRDVLSILDFSASELEQLFKKASAIKPGEKLRGKILATAFFEPSTRTRLSFETAMLKLGGSVIGVGGEEATSLAKGENLADTVRMLDSYADVIVIRHPLEGAAKLAAEVAEVPVINGGDGKQHHPTQAMVDLYTIKKEMGKIENLTIAAVGDLRYGRAVTSFLYGICKFGVEKLFLVSPPPLKPREEVLDFLKASGTEFELTQDLDKVIGEIEVLYITRIQKERFPDPSEFEKVKGSYRLTSELVEKMREDAIILHPLPKVDEIDLKVDENKRARYFQQAAYAVPVRMALLSLLLGVE, from the coding sequence ATGTTTAAAGGAAGGGATGTGCTTTCTATTCTAGATTTTTCTGCTTCAGAATTGGAACAACTCTTTAAAAAGGCCTCTGCCATCAAACCGGGGGAAAAACTCAGGGGAAAAATCCTTGCCACGGCTTTCTTTGAACCAAGTACTCGTACGAGGTTGAGTTTTGAAACCGCCATGCTGAAGTTGGGGGGAAGTGTAATAGGGGTGGGAGGGGAGGAAGCTACTTCCCTGGCAAAGGGGGAAAACCTAGCGGATACTGTGAGAATGTTGGATTCCTATGCTGACGTGATAGTGATCAGGCATCCCTTGGAAGGTGCGGCCAAGTTGGCGGCGGAGGTAGCAGAAGTTCCCGTGATAAACGGGGGGGATGGAAAACAACATCATCCTACTCAGGCTATGGTGGATCTCTACACCATAAAAAAGGAGATGGGGAAGATAGAAAATCTAACCATAGCGGCGGTGGGGGATTTGAGATACGGAAGAGCCGTTACCTCTTTCCTCTACGGAATATGCAAGTTCGGAGTGGAAAAACTTTTTCTGGTATCTCCTCCACCCCTCAAGCCTAGGGAAGAGGTACTGGACTTTTTGAAAGCCTCTGGAACGGAATTTGAACTCACCCAAGATTTGGACAAGGTAATTGGAGAGATAGAAGTACTTTATATCACGAGGATCCAAAAAGAAAGGTTTCCGGATCCTTCTGAGTTCGAAAAAGTAAAAGGAAGCTATAGGCTTACATCAGAATTGGTGGAAAAAATGAGAGAGGATGCCATCATCCTCCATCCCCTACCCAAGGTAGATGAAATAGACCTAAAGGTGGATGAGAATAAACGTGCTAGGTATTTCCAACAAGCTGCCTATGCTGTGCCAGTGAGAATGGCTTTACTTTCTCTCCTGTTGGGAGTGGAATGA
- a CDS encoding dihydroorotate dehydrogenase, giving the protein MSRLMVRLGKLKLPNPTILASGVLSAGSLLCRALREGAGGVVTKSLTLERREGYKTPVVVGVEGGLVNAVGLTNPGYEEYLREELPKAKRGGGPVIVSVAGEKSEEFALIASKAEEAGADAIELNLSCPHVKSHGLEIGKDPKLVREVVKKTRECLSIPLFVKLGFSDKLVASALSAEREEADGIVAINTLPAMVVDVYSKRAVLSNIVGGLSGPAIRPVALRCVYELHRNLSIPIIGCGGVEDWKSAMEFILAGATAVQVGSAVITRGLGIFAEICKGLSNYLKREGVQNVNNLVGGLRE; this is encoded by the coding sequence ATGTCAAGACTTATGGTGAGGTTGGGAAAACTGAAACTGCCTAACCCCACTATTCTGGCTTCCGGGGTTCTTTCCGCTGGGTCCCTTCTTTGTCGTGCCCTGAGGGAAGGTGCAGGAGGAGTGGTAACGAAGAGCCTAACGTTGGAAAGACGGGAGGGATACAAGACCCCTGTGGTGGTAGGAGTGGAAGGAGGATTGGTGAATGCGGTGGGTTTAACCAATCCAGGCTATGAAGAATATCTGAGGGAAGAACTTCCCAAGGCAAAAAGAGGGGGTGGGCCAGTCATCGTGAGCGTGGCTGGAGAAAAAAGTGAAGAGTTCGCACTTATAGCATCCAAAGCCGAGGAGGCAGGGGCAGACGCCATAGAACTTAACCTCTCCTGTCCCCATGTAAAAAGTCATGGATTAGAGATAGGCAAGGATCCCAAACTCGTTCGGGAAGTTGTGAAAAAGACTAGAGAATGTCTTTCCATTCCCCTTTTCGTGAAACTTGGATTTTCGGATAAGCTCGTAGCTTCCGCTCTTTCCGCTGAGCGGGAGGAGGCAGATGGAATAGTCGCCATCAACACCCTTCCTGCGATGGTAGTTGACGTTTATAGCAAAAGGGCCGTTCTCTCAAATATTGTGGGCGGTCTCTCGGGTCCTGCCATTCGACCTGTAGCCCTTCGATGCGTATACGAGCTCCATAGAAACCTCTCCATACCCATCATAGGATGTGGTGGGGTGGAGGATTGGAAAAGTGCGATGGAATTCATTCTCGCTGGGGCTACGGCCGTACAGGTAGGATCTGCGGTGATTACAAGGGGACTGGGGATTTTTGCCGAAATCTGCAAAGGACTTTCGAATTATTTAAAAAGGGAAGGTGTCCAAAACGTAAATAATTTGGTGGGGGGACTGCGGGAATGA
- a CDS encoding dihydroorotate dehydrogenase electron transfer subunit, whose translation MKFEELGMYPTRVEKVVRETPEVVSIHLSSPFPHEPVPGQFVMVWLPGEEEIPMSVSGWYGRRFRISVAKVGETTSKLQKIGKGEYLGIKGPLGKGFHLEKGPYLLVGGGTGVAPLIFACEKLRKRGEEVKMLIGAKTSSELLFVEEAEKMGAEVEVTTEDGSKGEKGLVTKLFERELSKRTWKILACGPEKMLVRIVKECVRKGRKVQVSLERYMRCGVGACGSCVLDPVGWRVCTEGPVFDGKKLLNTDFGKFVRDPAGRRLPII comes from the coding sequence TTGAAGTTTGAAGAACTCGGAATGTACCCGACCAGGGTGGAGAAGGTGGTGCGTGAGACTCCGGAAGTCGTTTCCATTCACCTTTCTTCCCCTTTCCCTCATGAACCCGTGCCCGGACAATTCGTCATGGTATGGTTGCCTGGAGAAGAGGAGATTCCCATGAGCGTCTCAGGGTGGTATGGAAGGAGATTCAGAATTTCAGTGGCTAAAGTGGGTGAAACCACTTCCAAGTTACAAAAAATAGGAAAGGGAGAATACTTGGGAATAAAAGGACCGTTGGGTAAGGGATTCCACTTGGAAAAGGGACCGTATCTACTAGTAGGAGGGGGGACGGGAGTGGCACCCCTTATTTTTGCTTGCGAAAAGCTCCGGAAAAGAGGGGAAGAGGTAAAGATGCTGATAGGGGCAAAAACGAGTTCCGAACTCCTTTTCGTTGAAGAGGCTGAAAAGATGGGGGCGGAAGTAGAAGTCACCACGGAAGATGGTTCAAAAGGTGAGAAAGGATTGGTAACGAAGTTATTCGAGAGAGAACTTTCCAAAAGAACTTGGAAGATCTTAGCTTGCGGTCCAGAGAAAATGCTGGTGAGGATCGTTAAAGAATGCGTGAGGAAAGGGAGAAAAGTACAGGTTTCGCTGGAGAGGTACATGAGGTGCGGTGTAGGTGCATGTGGTTCATGTGTACTCGATCCAGTAGGATGGAGGGTATGCACGGAAGGCCCAGTATTCGATGGAAAAAAATTGCTCAACACCGACTTTGGAAAGTTCGTGAGGGATCCCGCGGGTCGAAGACTTCCAATAATTTAA
- a CDS encoding phosphopantothenate/pantothenate synthetase, with product MDEIFPNHPRAESLRIRKRLAEGMKMGLVVPEGLAAHGRGEAFDYLLGERTTEVAREAIEAASAALLLASYPVISVNGNTACLVPEAIAELSEITGAKVEVNLFHRIPGRELLIAEYLRKHGCKEILGTREEDAVKIPEVQSERRRVDKRGIFSADVVLVPLEDGDRTEALRALGKMVVAIDLNPLSRTARAAHITVVDNVVRALPLLVQECKRMKGKSREELKKKVEEFDNLKNLRESLRIMCERLDELGRGVI from the coding sequence ATGGACGAGATTTTCCCCAACCACCCTAGGGCCGAATCCCTCCGGATAAGGAAAAGGCTTGCCGAGGGGATGAAGATGGGACTGGTGGTACCGGAAGGATTGGCAGCCCATGGGAGGGGCGAAGCCTTTGACTATTTGTTGGGAGAGAGGACTACAGAAGTGGCTAGGGAGGCCATCGAAGCCGCCTCTGCAGCCCTTCTCTTGGCTTCCTATCCCGTAATTTCCGTAAACGGTAATACTGCCTGTCTAGTTCCCGAGGCTATAGCAGAACTTTCGGAAATTACTGGGGCTAAGGTGGAAGTGAACTTATTTCATAGGATACCTGGACGTGAACTCCTCATAGCTGAATACCTGAGAAAACATGGATGCAAGGAAATTCTGGGAACGAGGGAAGAAGATGCTGTCAAAATTCCAGAGGTTCAGAGCGAGAGGAGAAGGGTAGACAAAAGGGGTATCTTCTCCGCCGATGTAGTCTTGGTACCTCTGGAAGATGGTGACAGGACGGAAGCCCTTCGTGCTTTGGGAAAAATGGTGGTAGCCATAGACCTCAATCCCCTTTCGAGGACGGCTAGGGCAGCCCATATTACCGTGGTGGACAACGTGGTGCGTGCTCTTCCCTTACTGGTACAAGAATGCAAGAGGATGAAGGGAAAATCTAGAGAGGAACTCAAGAAAAAGGTGGAGGAATTCGATAACCTCAAAAACCTCAGAGAGAGTTTGAGAATCATGTGTGAACGTCTCGACGAGCTAGGTAGGGGAGTTATTTAA
- a CDS encoding dihydroorotase family protein yields the protein MELTVKGKIFTPTGIKEGSVRISGGRIEEVGEKISPSGEMLDFRGKIILPGLIDMHVHLRDFRLSYKEDFRTGTRAAARGGYTVVVDMPNTLPKVNKISVLRKREELGKRKAVVDFGLYFGVPEKRSELGKEVKRRCLGIKVYLPEDGEKEILEETLRFAAKERLLVISHAEDPAFFRDGERPVEAEVMGIRKMAELSLKHHFRLHITHLSSSAGLGELEKWREKIKVSADTCPHYLLLTRKEHPLFRVFPPLRLEEDRIALLLALRTGRIEAVTSDHAPHLLEEKEDPAGPGGFPGLETELPLLLTLVKKGKLGLREVVRACSEAPASLLKLPAGRIERGYVGNLTVVDLKKSFKINPSEFESKAKHSPFEGRMVVGAPVCTIVRGRPVFLDGEIMEDLGGKNVKTYGEVGKTETA from the coding sequence TTGGAGCTAACGGTAAAGGGAAAAATCTTCACTCCCACCGGAATAAAGGAGGGAAGCGTCAGGATTTCGGGGGGAAGAATAGAGGAAGTTGGCGAAAAGATTTCTCCCAGTGGAGAAATGTTGGACTTCAGAGGAAAAATAATTCTTCCGGGTCTGATCGATATGCACGTACATCTAAGGGACTTTAGACTCTCCTACAAAGAAGACTTCAGAACGGGGACCCGGGCTGCCGCTAGGGGAGGGTATACTGTAGTCGTGGACATGCCCAACACCCTTCCCAAAGTCAACAAAATCTCGGTGTTGAGGAAAAGGGAGGAACTGGGGAAAAGGAAGGCTGTGGTGGACTTCGGTTTGTACTTTGGAGTACCAGAGAAAAGAAGTGAACTCGGAAAAGAAGTAAAAAGAAGATGTCTTGGCATCAAGGTTTACCTACCGGAAGATGGTGAGAAGGAAATCCTAGAAGAAACTCTCCGATTCGCAGCCAAGGAAAGACTATTGGTAATATCACATGCCGAGGATCCTGCCTTCTTCAGAGATGGAGAGAGACCTGTAGAAGCAGAAGTGATGGGAATAAGGAAGATGGCGGAGCTCTCCTTGAAACACCACTTCAGACTTCATATCACTCACCTCTCTTCTTCGGCAGGTCTCGGAGAATTGGAAAAGTGGAGGGAAAAGATAAAAGTCTCTGCCGATACTTGTCCGCACTATCTTCTTTTAACCCGTAAGGAGCATCCCCTTTTCAGGGTTTTTCCCCCTCTTCGCCTTGAAGAGGACAGAATCGCTCTTCTCTTGGCACTGAGAACGGGGAGAATAGAAGCCGTTACTTCGGATCATGCCCCCCATCTGCTGGAGGAAAAGGAGGACCCGGCCGGTCCTGGAGGTTTCCCGGGATTAGAAACGGAACTTCCTCTCCTTCTCACCCTAGTTAAAAAGGGTAAATTAGGACTGAGGGAGGTAGTAAGGGCGTGTAGTGAGGCACCTGCTTCCCTTCTGAAACTACCTGCAGGAAGAATAGAACGTGGCTACGTGGGCAACCTCACAGTAGTGGATTTAAAAAAGAGCTTCAAGATAAATCCTTCCGAGTTCGAAAGTAAGGCCAAACACAGTCCCTTCGAGGGAAGGATGGTGGTGGGAGCCCCTGTCTGTACCATCGTAAGAGGGAGACCCGTGTTTTTAGATGGAGAAATAATGGAGGATTTGGGTGGAAAAAATGTCAAGACTTATGGTGAGGTTGGGAAAACTGAAACTGCCTAA